One stretch of Solenopsis invicta isolate M01_SB chromosome 16, UNIL_Sinv_3.0, whole genome shotgun sequence DNA includes these proteins:
- the LOC105203206 gene encoding LOW QUALITY PROTEIN: NADH dehydrogenase [ubiquinone] 1 alpha subcomplex subunit 9, mitochondrial-like (The sequence of the model RefSeq protein was modified relative to this genomic sequence to represent the inferred CDS: substituted 1 base at 1 genomic stop codon), which translates to MYWKALGHLPRKMVALIPRYSLQAAGKQITCIAAVAVQTNRYLSQWQVIENPTIPLKKGIENCSSNRIVTVFGSNGYVGPYLVCQLAKINTQLILPHTICLHFEDLPTKVQYPGINPYNDESIKKCIEYSDVVINLIDSNLGTEEWNFDEFNVERPRRIARICKKANIKHFIHMSALNVGEHLKSQMLKNTSWFLRTKWEGECAVRKEFPKATIIRPSDIWCPGDRLSLFDRVRHRSSASMWXKVKETEKQPVAVCDVAKGITAIVRDPENTAGKTYQFVGPKRYKLFEYVALTRRTRGLFDCTRFDFESTSYSELSIRYAVKKIGFRKFINRENLEMQMISDKVSDKLPTLEDLGIALTPME; encoded by the exons ATGTATTGGAAGGCACTAGGGCATTTA CCGAGAAAAATGGTCGCTTTGATTCCGAGGTATTCTCTACAAGCAGCAG GAAAGCAGATAACATGCATCGCGGCAGTCGCGGTGCAGACGAATCGATACTTATCACAGTGGCAAGTCATCGAAAATCCAACCATTCCTTTGAAGAAAGGGATAGAGAATTGTAGCTCCAACAGGATAGTAACAGTGTTTGGTTCAAATGGATACGTTGGGCCTTATTTGGTCTGTCAGCTTGCCAAAATTAATACTCAG CTCATACTGCCACATACAATTTGCTTACATTTCGAAGACCTGCCGACTAAAGTCCAGTATCCTGGGATTAATCCGTATAACGatgaatcaataaaaaaatgtatcgagTACTCCGATGTCGTTATCAATCTAATCGATAGTAATTTGGGAACTGAAGAATGGAATTTTGACGAGTTTAATGTTGAGAGACCCAGAAGGATTGCCAGAATATGCAAGAAAGCCAATATCAAACACTTTATCCATATGTCTGCCTTAAATGTGGGTGAACATTTGAAG TCACAGATGTTGAAAAACACTTCTTGGTTTCTACGTACAAAATGGGAAGGTGAGTGTGCAGTACGAAAAGAATTTCCCAAGGCTACAATAATTCGACCCTCTGATATATGGTGTCCCGGAGATCGTTTGAGCTTGTTTGACAGAGTAAGACATAGATCAAG TGCATCTATGTGGTAAAAGGTTAAAGAAACGGAAAAACAGCCAGTGGCTGTATGCGATGTCGCCAAAGGTATTACAGCTATCGTAAGAGATCCTGAGAACACAGCTGGCAAAACTTACCAGTTTGTCGG GCCGAAACGTTATAAACTGTTTGAATACGTGGCGTTGACTCGTCGTACACGCGGTCTATTCGATTGCACGAGATTCGACTTTGAATCTACTTCGTATTCCGAATTGAGTATTAGATATGCTGTGAAAAAAATTGGATTCCGAAAATTCATCAACAGGGAAAATTTAGAAATg CAAATGATATCTGATAAAGTATCAGACAAATTGCCAACTTTAGAAGATCTTGGCATCGCATTAACGCCGATGGAATAA